In the Salvelinus fontinalis isolate EN_2023a chromosome 34, ASM2944872v1, whole genome shotgun sequence genome, one interval contains:
- the LOC129833782 gene encoding NADPH oxidase organizer 1-like isoform X1, with amino-acid sequence MEEQRYPVNVRLIGVMHKEKSKMYMTSVLWSDQNDIIVYRTFKDFKTLNEQMKKKFPPANPLKKSDRIIPRFRDWRMKINTKNNGPSKSMVQLKFLEKYCSELLSCDPRVSQCPELIRYFHPKDQDLQPEFAKNSIMIMPSEDSAGHGKSVNIGNVTQPFVTEAYRCMAPYETKDTKNRPFKVAVDENLDVLIKDKAGWWLVENEDKRMAWFPAPYLEKVEGDEEDDSDRSYGESVLYSAVRSYKATNGDEVSVDIGSVVEVLQKSDNGWWLIRYNGKTGYVPAMYLQPYNNPRVRLAALNLAQLQVHGSSSDHTLAGHSHERSRSQGNLLQLPGSSPSTPNQLKPTDKLKSHSFNVLSVPRPSPSPVMVTTPALAYPSKGTPTPTVMVEVDGEVDRHKRSLAGSKGSMGSEGSMGSEGSDFSFSDDLSSSSCSLSLNLSHADMDECLRRARTPPPMVVADRLNPNSGVSEGRMVHGRSDPNLFKMAPTTPKVPPRPRAQEILMRCTTVTRKNASKAKLSPAPAVILSR; translated from the exons ATGGAGGAGCAACGGTATCCGGTTAATGTCCGACTGATTGGAGTGATGCACAAGGAGAAAAGCAAA ATGTACATGACATCGGTGCTTTGGTCAGATCAGAATGACATCATTGTTTACAGAACCTTCAAGGACTTCAAGACACTTAAT GAACAAATGAAGAAGAAATTCCCACCTGCGAacccacttaaaaaatcggacagAATTATTCCTAGATTTCGAG ACTGGAGGATGAAGATTAACACAAAGAATAATGGTCCAAGCAAGTCGATGGTCCAGCTCAAGTTTTTGGAGAAATACTGCAGCGAGCTCCTCAGCTGTGACCCGCGAGTCTCACAGTGTCCTGAACTCATCCGGTACTTCCACCCGAAGGACCAAGATCTACAGCCAGAGTTTGCCAAGAATAG TATCATGATCATGCCTTCAGaggattccgctggacatggcaAGAGTGTCAACATTGGCAACGTTACGCAGCCGTTCGTAACAGAGGCATACCGGTGCATGGCACCCTATGAGACCAAAGACACCAAGAACCGGCCGTTCAAAGTGGCCGTGGACGAAAACTTGGACGTGCTCATCAAAGACAAAGCAG GCTGGTGGCTGGTGGAGAATGAGGACAAGCGTATGGCCTGGTTCCCTGCTCCATACCTGGAGAAggtagagggggatgaggaggacgATAGTGACAGGTCCTATGGAGAAA GTGTGCTGTACAGTGCTGTCAGAAGCTACAAAGCCACAAATGGAGACGAGGTGTCTGTGGACATTGGCTCAGTGGTGGAAGTCCTGCAGAAGTCTGACAATGGCTGGTGGCTGATCAG ATACAATGGCAAGACCGGCTACGTACCTGCCATGTACCTGCAGCCCTACAACAACCCTCGTGTCCGCCTGGCGGCTCTCAACCTGGCCCAGCTGCAGGTCCACGGCTCCAGCTCTGACCACACGCTGGCCGGACACTCCCACGAGCGCAGTCGTTCCCAAGGCAATCTCCTACAGCTACCCGGCTCCAGTCCTTCCACACCAAATCAGCTCAAGCCTACCGACAAGCTCAAGTCTCATTCTTTTAATGTTCTATCTGTGCCTCGGCCTAGCCCTTCACCTGTGATGGTCACCACCCCCGCCCTGGCATACCCTAGCAAGGGCACTCCAACACCTACTGTCATGGTGGAGGTGGACGGGGAGGTGGATAGACACAAGCGCAGCCTCGCTGGCAGCAAGGGCAGCATGGGAAGTGAGGGCAGCATGGGAAGCGAGGGCAGCGACTTCAGCTTCAGCGACGACCTCAGTTCGTCGTCCTGCAGCTTGTCGCTCAACCTGAGCCACGCCGACATGGACGAGTGTCTCAGGCGCGCCCGCACACCGCCACCCATGGTGGTGGCCGACCGCCTCAACCCCAACAGCGGCGTGTCGGAGGGGAGGATGGTCCACGGAAGATCTGACCCAAACCTGTTCAAGATGGCCCCCACCACCCCCAAGGTGCCCCCCAGGCCCAGGGCGCAGGAGATCCTGATGCGCTGCACTACCGTCACGCGCAAGAACGCCTCCAAAGCCAAGCTGTCCCCAGCGCCTGCTGTGATACTGAGCCGCTAA
- the LOC129833782 gene encoding neutrophil cytosolic factor 1-like isoform X2: MKKKFPPANPLKKSDRIIPRFRDWRMKINTKNNGPSKSMVQLKFLEKYCSELLSCDPRVSQCPELIRYFHPKDQDLQPEFAKNSIMIMPSEDSAGHGKSVNIGNVTQPFVTEAYRCMAPYETKDTKNRPFKVAVDENLDVLIKDKAGWWLVENEDKRMAWFPAPYLEKVEGDEEDDSDRSYGESVLYSAVRSYKATNGDEVSVDIGSVVEVLQKSDNGWWLIRYNGKTGYVPAMYLQPYNNPRVRLAALNLAQLQVHGSSSDHTLAGHSHERSRSQGNLLQLPGSSPSTPNQLKPTDKLKSHSFNVLSVPRPSPSPVMVTTPALAYPSKGTPTPTVMVEVDGEVDRHKRSLAGSKGSMGSEGSMGSEGSDFSFSDDLSSSSCSLSLNLSHADMDECLRRARTPPPMVVADRLNPNSGVSEGRMVHGRSDPNLFKMAPTTPKVPPRPRAQEILMRCTTVTRKNASKAKLSPAPAVILSR, from the exons ATGAAGAAGAAATTCCCACCTGCGAacccacttaaaaaatcggacagAATTATTCCTAGATTTCGAG ACTGGAGGATGAAGATTAACACAAAGAATAATGGTCCAAGCAAGTCGATGGTCCAGCTCAAGTTTTTGGAGAAATACTGCAGCGAGCTCCTCAGCTGTGACCCGCGAGTCTCACAGTGTCCTGAACTCATCCGGTACTTCCACCCGAAGGACCAAGATCTACAGCCAGAGTTTGCCAAGAATAG TATCATGATCATGCCTTCAGaggattccgctggacatggcaAGAGTGTCAACATTGGCAACGTTACGCAGCCGTTCGTAACAGAGGCATACCGGTGCATGGCACCCTATGAGACCAAAGACACCAAGAACCGGCCGTTCAAAGTGGCCGTGGACGAAAACTTGGACGTGCTCATCAAAGACAAAGCAG GCTGGTGGCTGGTGGAGAATGAGGACAAGCGTATGGCCTGGTTCCCTGCTCCATACCTGGAGAAggtagagggggatgaggaggacgATAGTGACAGGTCCTATGGAGAAA GTGTGCTGTACAGTGCTGTCAGAAGCTACAAAGCCACAAATGGAGACGAGGTGTCTGTGGACATTGGCTCAGTGGTGGAAGTCCTGCAGAAGTCTGACAATGGCTGGTGGCTGATCAG ATACAATGGCAAGACCGGCTACGTACCTGCCATGTACCTGCAGCCCTACAACAACCCTCGTGTCCGCCTGGCGGCTCTCAACCTGGCCCAGCTGCAGGTCCACGGCTCCAGCTCTGACCACACGCTGGCCGGACACTCCCACGAGCGCAGTCGTTCCCAAGGCAATCTCCTACAGCTACCCGGCTCCAGTCCTTCCACACCAAATCAGCTCAAGCCTACCGACAAGCTCAAGTCTCATTCTTTTAATGTTCTATCTGTGCCTCGGCCTAGCCCTTCACCTGTGATGGTCACCACCCCCGCCCTGGCATACCCTAGCAAGGGCACTCCAACACCTACTGTCATGGTGGAGGTGGACGGGGAGGTGGATAGACACAAGCGCAGCCTCGCTGGCAGCAAGGGCAGCATGGGAAGTGAGGGCAGCATGGGAAGCGAGGGCAGCGACTTCAGCTTCAGCGACGACCTCAGTTCGTCGTCCTGCAGCTTGTCGCTCAACCTGAGCCACGCCGACATGGACGAGTGTCTCAGGCGCGCCCGCACACCGCCACCCATGGTGGTGGCCGACCGCCTCAACCCCAACAGCGGCGTGTCGGAGGGGAGGATGGTCCACGGAAGATCTGACCCAAACCTGTTCAAGATGGCCCCCACCACCCCCAAGGTGCCCCCCAGGCCCAGGGCGCAGGAGATCCTGATGCGCTGCACTACCGTCACGCGCAAGAACGCCTCCAAAGCCAAGCTGTCCCCAGCGCCTGCTGTGATACTGAGCCGCTAA